The genomic stretch GCCCCGTACGCGGTCCTCGTGCTCATCGCCGGGCTGGCCGCGGTGCTGAGCGGGCGCCGCCGCGTCGTGATCGCCGGGGCCGTGGTGCTCGGCGTCCTGGCCCTGGCGCTGACCGTCACGGGCGCGGCGCCCTCGCACGCCTGGGACGGCCTGCTCATCCTGGCCGTCATGTTCACCGGCACCACGATCTATCGCGCCGACGCCGGGCAGACCGGTTGGTGGCCGGTCGCCGTCGTCGCGCCCGTGGTGGCGGCCGCGCTGGTGCTCAACTGGTTCGCCGAACTCGTCTCACTGGACGCGTTGACGCCGCGCTACATGGCCCGATCGCTGATCACCCTGCTGGTGTTCGCGGGCGCGTTCGCCGTCGGCATGCTGACCCGCCGATGGCGTACCCCGGCCTGGCTGGCCACGATCGGGGTGATCAGCTACTCCGTATACCTCACCCACTACGTCCTGTTGCTGGTGATGCGGCCGCTCCTCGGCCACGACGCGGTCGCGGTGGCGTACGTGGCGGTGGTTCTCATCGTGTCGAAGGTGACGCATCGTTACCTCGAACTGCCCGGGCAGAGGTGGGCCCGCGCGATGTCGGACGTATGGGACCAGGGCCCCCGGGTATCCCGGACCCATGCGCCGGTACGGGGATGAGGTGGCGGCGA from Paractinoplanes brasiliensis encodes the following:
- a CDS encoding acyltransferase family protein, with the translated sequence MPSTPRMAWLDGLRAVAVLLVLYAHLSRYVLTDVRAVSSEWLHAGQAGVMLFFLVSGYIIPASLERHGNLRRFWIGRAGRLLPLYAAVTVAVVALGLYRPSDPATAAVAHATMLPFLLGEPQATPVFWTLAFEMVFYLLVTALFAVRLHRADAVTAALLAVAGVLSAPLALQALPAPYAVLVLIAGLAAVLSGRRRVVIAGAVVLGVLALALTVTGAAPSHAWDGLLILAVMFTGTTIYRADAGQTGWWPVAVVAPVVAAALVLNWFAELVSLDALTPRYMARSLITLLVFAGAFAVGMLTRRWRTPAWLATIGVISYSVYLTHYVLLLVMRPLLGHDAVAVAYVAVVLIVSKVTHRYLELPGQRWARAMSDVWDQGPRVSRTHAPVRG